A region of Tigriopus californicus strain San Diego chromosome 7, Tcal_SD_v2.1, whole genome shotgun sequence DNA encodes the following proteins:
- the LOC131883666 gene encoding myosin light chain kinase, smooth muscle-like isoform X2, giving the protein MPKPVLSMEVPHRPLSELRAEYWMIQKLGCGGFGKVYLIRNRQNREYCAAKHQKWLTPDTQKNARREVALLRRVEHQNHIVRLMDYFEGEEQSVILTEYLQGGELFQRISSKDYQLTEAKCRGFFRQILKGVEFIHTKRIIHLDLKPQNIVLVLPQNVTVIEEDQLSESRSSTSSFRNRSSFTHTEDRLKIIDFGLAKELGLYADRIPITMCGTLEFMCPEVMRCSHASPASDMWSVGVILYMMLSGGLSPFWAGSEYRTQRRIIRGIYSLEHPNFKDITQNAMDCIEKLLDTDGSRRLTASQCLEHQWLTGSYLDTLKALETTWMRKYLAKRRWQRWYNTVRAMNRMQRLIQDAGNPEVEAFTMSPFSVTTPKEKQI; this is encoded by the exons ATGCCCAAGCCCGTGCTGAGTATGGAAGTGCCGCACCGGCCGCTCTCTGAACTCAGAGCCGAGTACTGGATGATCCAAAAATTGGGATGCGGCGGCTTTGGTAAAGTTTATCTCATCCGGAATCGACAGAACCGCGAATACTGTGCTGCAAAACATCAGAAATGGCTCACTCCAGATACACAAAAGAATGCTCGTCGTGAGGTGGCGCTATTGCGGCGGGTGGAACATCAAAACCACATAGTTCGGCTCATGGACTACTTTGAAGGAGAGGAGCAAAGTGTGATCTTAACAGAGTACCTTCAAGGCGGTGAGCTTTTTCAAAGGATCTCCTCCAAGGACTATCAATTGACAGAGGCCAAATGCAGAGGGTTCTTTCGACAGATCCTCAAGGGAGTGGAGTTCATTCACACCAAGCGTATTATTCACCTGGACCTGAAACCCCAGAACATTGTCCTGGTGTTAccccaaaatgtgactgtgaTTGAGGAGGATCAGCTCAGCGAAAGCCGTTCCTCGACATCGTCTTTCCGGAACCGCAGTAGTTTCACACACACGGAAGACCGGCTGAAGATCATTGACTTCGGGTTGGCCAAAGAACTAGGTCTATATGCGGACCGAATCCCAATCACTATGTGCGGGACACTTGAATTCATGTGCCCAGAGGTAATGCGATGCTCACACGCCTCACCTGCCTCGGATATGTGGAGCGTTGGTGTGATACTATACATGATGCTCTCGGGGGGATTGTCGCCATTCTGGGCCGGATCAGAATACCGCACCCAACGTCGAATCATACGTGGGATCTACAGCCTTGAGCATCCAAACTTCAAGGACATCACACAAAACGCAATGGATTGTATCGAAAAGCTCTTGGACACGGATGGCTCTCGACGGCTGACCGCATCGCAATGCCTTGAGCACCAATGGCTCACCGGGTCATATTTGGATACGTTGAAGGCCTTGGAAACCACTTGGATGAGGAAATACTTGGCCAAGCGTCGATGGCAGCGCTGGTACAACACGGTTCGAGCTATGAATCGGATGCAACGCTTAATCCAAGACGCTGGGAACCCTGAGGTCGAAGCGTTCACCATGAGTCCTTTCAGTGTGACCACCCCGAAGGAAAA ACAGATTTAA
- the LOC131883666 gene encoding myosin light chain kinase, smooth muscle-like isoform X1, with the protein MPKPVLSMEVPHRPLSELRAEYWMIQKLGCGGFGKVYLIRNRQNREYCAAKHQKWLTPDTQKNARREVALLRRVEHQNHIVRLMDYFEGEEQSVILTEYLQGGELFQRISSKDYQLTEAKCRGFFRQILKGVEFIHTKRIIHLDLKPQNIVLVLPQNVTVIEEDQLSESRSSTSSFRNRSSFTHTEDRLKIIDFGLAKELGLYADRIPITMCGTLEFMCPEVMRCSHASPASDMWSVGVILYMMLSGGLSPFWAGSEYRTQRRIIRGIYSLEHPNFKDITQNAMDCIEKLLDTDGSRRLTASQCLEHQWLTGSYLDTLKALETTWMRKYLAKRRWQRWYNTVRAMNRMQRLIQDAGNPEVEAFTMSPFSVTTPKEKWV; encoded by the coding sequence ATGCCCAAGCCCGTGCTGAGTATGGAAGTGCCGCACCGGCCGCTCTCTGAACTCAGAGCCGAGTACTGGATGATCCAAAAATTGGGATGCGGCGGCTTTGGTAAAGTTTATCTCATCCGGAATCGACAGAACCGCGAATACTGTGCTGCAAAACATCAGAAATGGCTCACTCCAGATACACAAAAGAATGCTCGTCGTGAGGTGGCGCTATTGCGGCGGGTGGAACATCAAAACCACATAGTTCGGCTCATGGACTACTTTGAAGGAGAGGAGCAAAGTGTGATCTTAACAGAGTACCTTCAAGGCGGTGAGCTTTTTCAAAGGATCTCCTCCAAGGACTATCAATTGACAGAGGCCAAATGCAGAGGGTTCTTTCGACAGATCCTCAAGGGAGTGGAGTTCATTCACACCAAGCGTATTATTCACCTGGACCTGAAACCCCAGAACATTGTCCTGGTGTTAccccaaaatgtgactgtgaTTGAGGAGGATCAGCTCAGCGAAAGCCGTTCCTCGACATCGTCTTTCCGGAACCGCAGTAGTTTCACACACACGGAAGACCGGCTGAAGATCATTGACTTCGGGTTGGCCAAAGAACTAGGTCTATATGCGGACCGAATCCCAATCACTATGTGCGGGACACTTGAATTCATGTGCCCAGAGGTAATGCGATGCTCACACGCCTCACCTGCCTCGGATATGTGGAGCGTTGGTGTGATACTATACATGATGCTCTCGGGGGGATTGTCGCCATTCTGGGCCGGATCAGAATACCGCACCCAACGTCGAATCATACGTGGGATCTACAGCCTTGAGCATCCAAACTTCAAGGACATCACACAAAACGCAATGGATTGTATCGAAAAGCTCTTGGACACGGATGGCTCTCGACGGCTGACCGCATCGCAATGCCTTGAGCACCAATGGCTCACCGGGTCATATTTGGATACGTTGAAGGCCTTGGAAACCACTTGGATGAGGAAATACTTGGCCAAGCGTCGATGGCAGCGCTGGTACAACACGGTTCGAGCTATGAATCGGATGCAACGCTTAATCCAAGACGCTGGGAACCCTGAGGTCGAAGCGTTCACCATGAGTCCTTTCAGTGTGACCACCCCGAAGGAAAAGTGGGTGTAA